atatatacatacatacatacatacatataaatacatatatatatacatacatacatgcatacatacacacacatacatatatactgtacatacatacatgcaaacatacatacatatatacatacatatatacatgcacatacctacatacatacacacacatacatacatggtTGATTTCTTTATAATGATAGTTAGCTGGCCCCTGTAGTATATGTGGtctttgtcaggaggtttaaaacccgccttagctccagctctcagcctgtccttAGGTTGACTggaagttagactgagacagcatttccagcatggagaccaccatcgatgggactccagcgccccctgcaggaacagatggttGACATCAGTCaaacttcaaacattcatatttacagcatATAGTTTAAAAGAAGGAAGTCAAACCTTAAAAACAATTCTGAAAGTGGTGTTTAGTCAGTGTAAGGTCATTAAAACAGGAGTGATTTGTTCTCTTTTCTTAGTTTTTGTTAAAAGTCTCAGAGCTACACAAATTGGAGATGACgattcatttctgttttaaacttaTTAAAGAACCGTTACAGTGAACATGATATCATGATCATTATAAGGCTGATGTTAGAGATTAAATCTGCAGTGTATGTCAGGGAAGGTTAAAAAAGTACTCTAACTACACTTTGAAAGTATCTCAAACTGCTCTCAAACCTCAGTCATGTAGAAGAAGGATCATTGACAAGGGGAGCTCAGAGTAAAGCCCTTCAcatggaaaggagccagagaGGGATATTCAGGTATCTGATAAGGATCGTCCTGGTCACCTCCCGTTGAAGGTTTTCAGGGCACTCACACCTGGAAGGAGAGCCAGAGTTGACTGAAGGAACgcctcaggaggagctggagaactTTGCTGGGGAGAGGAATGTCTGGGTTAAATGACTTCACCTGCTGCCACCCTGACCTGACCTCAGatatggatggatgaaaggatggatgcTCCCTGAGAGTTTCTTATTATACTCACATCACAGCAGCATTCAGTTGTGTTTCATTAGAGGTTTTTGAATGTGTTCATGAGTTTAGAGAATCAGCTGATCTTaaagagcagaaaaataaagaatgtcAAATGTAGTCAAATTTAGTGTATTTCTGTAATTGGAATTAAATTGTgaaattctttaaataatgatttgaagggttatattcagatatttcagtttaagaaaatgtataagAACAAAGTTATCAGACTGTATGAAATTGGCTtgttagtgtgttttgtgtgtgctttccttcttatttctgagggagtgaagactgaattgtgagatttgttttatgttgatatttattcattgattgtaattggacagaccatccagacatttcttgtttgctttttgagtaagggggcaggcaaaacaagatgtattcctctccctgctcctttccgtacatgggataaagtgtgaatcgttttttctttttttttctgttgtgtgttttgacatgtacggaacaaattaaaaaaatgaaaaattaaattaaatgtaaacataagAAACAAAGCTGTTTCTAAAATCATTTAACTTGAGATGAATTATTCATTAAATTAAACACTGACTATAAtgttgatcaaatgtttttttaataatcgTTTACAAAGAATATTTCAGCTCCATGGTCACCTCAGTCCACAGGGGGTCAGTCttcacagagtgaacacactcAGCTTTGTAAGACTTTAAAAGAATAACATGGTCCACCTGTTTGAAGGGGACACATGATACATGTAAAGTTATGTCCCCTGTGTCTCCTCATTATCTCCTTCACTCACATCTCAGGTGGAAGGAAACATGGAAAGGAATGAAGGAAGCAAAATGAGAAGAGACTGAGAAGATTCACTTGTTTAATACAgaacaaaagaagaacagacatttttattcacaaaatgcAGCCATCCATCAAAGTTTAATATTTCAGAATCCCATCAGGTGTCCTTCTCCTTCCAGTCTGAGTCCCCGCTCTGCTCCTcacctgtaacacctgcagcaggtacagGTAACAGAGCGAATCCACCATACCTGCTGGCCCCGCCCCCCCACGCTGGGTTAGAcgggacggcctgctgctgaGTCGAGAGCCTCTTCCTGCGCTCTCTGCTCCGCTTATACAGCAGGTAGATCATCTCCACCACGTTCAGCAGCACCGACACGCCCGACACCGCCagcatgaagatgatgaagaccGTCTTCTCCGTGGGACGGGAGACGTAACACTGGGCCCCGGAGAAGCGTGGACATGGCGGAGACAGGGTGCAGTGGAATAAGGAGACCATGAAGACGGAGCCGAAGATGTAGAACTGAGCCACAGTGAAGCCCACCTCCAGCAGCACCTTGAAGATCAGCTGGGTCATGTAGGTGCAGAAGAGGACGCCTTTAATCTTCACCTTCCCCCTGTCGTCTGTGTACCTCGTCTTCATCAGCACACCTCCACCTAACCCAGAATCAAATCATTCACCTTCAGGACGCCACAACAACTCATCATGAAAACCATGAAGAGCTTTTCTTACTTCTATCAGACTGCCCTCAAAATCTCTGAGGACTATTCAGCTGCTCTAAAACACCACTAAGATAAGATGATCCTTTATTGATCTccagtggggaaattcaagtaTTACATTTGTGCTCTTCAGACGGTGCTCCCTCTCCCTTTAGTCTAAAACAGagctacatttaaaaagctttgtgtACGAGTGTGTGCGAGTGTTTGTACAGGTGATTGATTGAGTAACCTGAGgtgttcctctgctgctgctccaacatcctcttctctctgtggaTGACATGCACGGCGTGGCCCAGGTACACCAGAGTGGGTGTGGACACGAAGGTGATCTGCAGCACCCAGTAGTGGACGTAGGAGACGGGGAACATCCAGTTGTAGCAGGCGTGGCTGCAGCCAGGTTCTTGGCTGTCACAGTAGAACTCGGACACCTCGTCCCCCCACACTTTGTCTGCAGCCGCTCCCAGGACGAAGAtcctgaagaggaagaggacgctCATCCAGATTTTGCCCACCACCGTGGAGTGAGTCTGCACCTTGTCGAGCAGGGCGGACAGGTAGGACCAGTCCCCCATGGCTGCAAACCAGCATCTAAGGGACAGAAACCCGATACTGTTATTAGCCCTTTCAAGCCTtaatcaataaataacagaGCAGGATTCTGATAACATGCAAcctgtcatttgttttttaatattcatcATTTTCAGGAAGGAACAGAAGTGTGGACATCATCGCTTGATTTCATCattctgagaaaaaagtcagaacccaacactttcttttttcagtggCCCTTATCCTCTTCCGTATTGGAGAGAATCATTCTGAGGTCTAGAAATTCTTGAATCCTGTTTTACACAGAAAATAAACGATGAGATCACGTCCTCAACAGGCTGCAGGAACAACGCCACCACAGCAGAAATGTAATCTTTGACTTTtccatagaaacacactgaatgatACCAACTATTGTTGAAGCTGAGTCTTTTAAAGTGAAAGTTACAGTTACAGGTGTCCCTGAATAAAGATTTACGCTGCATAGTccattctgattggtcagactttgttgtttttgctctccTTGCTCCACATTCTCATTTACAACTTAAGAGTTTAACCACCTCATGTGACTCGGAATAACAATTCAGACTTGATTCTTTATCTCATTACGTCTGCATTAAAGTGACCTTATCACGGGTTTAACAATATCAGTCGATTACTCcacatcaaatattttctaAAACAGCGTGTCAGTATTAATGTTAATTATAGTTTAAATAAGACAGGTGAGTCATCATTTTCTCTAAACCTAAAATTAATAGTTGGTCATTTGAATGATAACATTGCTCCTTATTAGCTGATCTTATCCATTTGTGACCCTGAATTACTGTAGCTGGCCAGTGGGGGGCAGTGTTTGTGCTGGCAAGTCATGCAGAGCGGTTTCTCAGTATCTATAAATTGGAGATAAAGATGTATGTAGGCGGTGTCAGGTTAAAGTGGGATATGGACAGGAGcggtgtgtgtgtccacattcagctctgacctgctcgttaacctgcaaggaggactgaagaCTGACAGtgctagcaatgctaacgtCACACTGAGCTAACCATTTTGAcattgtttccctgcagacgctGTGATCCCGTGTGGAGCTGACTTAAATATTATTCTATTGTGGATTAGTCTGAATTTAACCTTGTGTTTAATCGACTTTGAAATGAGTCCACTCAGAACATCTCCACCATTTCAAAAAACCTCCCTCGACCTAAATGTGTTCTAACTC
The Labrus mixtus chromosome 12, fLabMix1.1, whole genome shotgun sequence genome window above contains:
- the LOC132984503 gene encoding gap junction Cx32.2 protein-like, whose protein sequence is MGDWSYLSALLDKVQTHSTVVGKIWMSVLFLFRIFVLGAAADKVWGDEVSEFYCDSQEPGCSHACYNWMFPVSYVHYWVLQITFVSTPTLVYLGHAVHVIHREKRMLEQQQRNTSGGGVLMKTRYTDDRGKVKIKGVLFCTYMTQLIFKVLLEVGFTVAQFYIFGSVFMVSLFHCTLSPPCPRFSGAQCYVSRPTEKTVFIIFMLAVSGVSVLLNVVEMIYLLYKRSRERRKRLSTQQQAVPSNPAWGGGASRYGGFALLPVPAAGVTGEEQSGDSDWKEKDT